One stretch of Chitinophaga pendula DNA includes these proteins:
- a CDS encoding class I SAM-dependent methyltransferase, translating to MEVKDAVHSSTGTINDMDTAKQWFKDWFNSPYYHLLYEHRDEREAAAFIDKLLAYLEPAPEALMLDVACGKGRHAKYLADKGFTVTGIDLSIDSINAAKKLENEQLSFFQHDMRLPFRVNYFDIVFNFFTSFGYFDTQRDNDNALRTLRNALKPGGRLVLDYLNSHYVQEHLVYDEVKEKDNVVFDIKRTVSDGKFVKQISILDKNKPLRATFSERVSAFTSEDFEAMFAHQGLTITEIFGDYHFNSYDEQRSPRLILIATKS from the coding sequence ATGGAAGTGAAGGATGCAGTACATAGCAGTACCGGAACTATAAACGATATGGATACAGCAAAACAATGGTTTAAAGACTGGTTTAATTCTCCCTATTATCACCTGCTTTACGAGCACCGGGATGAGCGGGAAGCGGCTGCTTTTATTGACAAGTTGCTGGCCTACCTGGAGCCTGCTCCGGAAGCGCTGATGCTGGATGTGGCCTGTGGAAAGGGACGTCATGCCAAGTATTTGGCCGACAAAGGATTTACGGTAACGGGTATAGACCTGTCTATCGACAGTATCAATGCTGCCAAGAAGCTGGAGAATGAGCAGCTGAGTTTTTTTCAGCATGATATGCGGCTGCCTTTCCGGGTCAATTATTTCGATATTGTGTTCAACTTCTTTACCAGTTTCGGTTATTTCGATACACAGCGGGACAACGACAATGCGCTGAGGACCCTGCGTAATGCGCTGAAGCCGGGAGGGCGGTTGGTGCTGGACTATCTGAACAGTCATTATGTACAGGAGCACCTGGTATACGATGAAGTAAAGGAGAAAGACAATGTAGTATTTGATATCAAACGTACGGTCAGTGACGGCAAGTTTGTGAAGCAGATCAGTATACTGGATAAGAACAAGCCGTTGCGGGCGACTTTTTCCGAGCGGGTGAGTGCTTTTACCAGTGAAGATTTCGAGGCGATGTTTGCACACCAGGGGCTGACCATTACGGAGATCTTCGGGGACTATCATTTCAATAGCTACGATGAGCAGCGATCGCCGCGGCTTATACTCATTGCCACAAAATCATAG
- a CDS encoding LTA synthase family protein translates to MKQLWKNIPRYIRYVFVEALYLYLLMVLFRLIFYIFFFQSTIKEGSVIAKAWYIGLKFDLRLALMLVIPLGLMALIARDKFFTKPVFRRIHFVYLFVIYVGLIFTYLLDLGHYAYLGLRLDPSILRFLAAGERADNARMVWQSYPVIRGLIIVLLALWLLYVLQRATWRRLAAQPPHPLRRWRYTGWFAALVILVAGGIYGNFAYFPLRWSQAMFTRDNGVTSLALNPVLYFASNLSVKSDSYDLEQTKKYYELTARYLGVDTPDLKTMSYVRQVAGKEQARPNIILVMMESTGAAVTSMFNNPMQATPNMQQLADAGWLFENFYVPAISTARTVYGVTTGLPDVTTIKTASRHPQMVDQRVIMDQFDGYEKFYLLGGNTNWANIRAVFTNNVAGIQIFEEGYYKAPKADVWGVSDYDLITEGNEIFRAAHAKKQPFIAFLQTADNHPPYTTTAGAGDFRKVTEKDIDMKKFKDAGFVSIDQFNALRYLDYNIGHLMQLAKAGGYLDNTIFVFFGDHNCALNPYHFMPYPEYELASGGLHVPCIIYAPGRLAPRKVKEIGSLVDIYPTVAGMAGIPYKNYTMGTDLMDSTRTGRYALIQYVKNLQHYKAVIGDQYLYEINNDTGITGLYDLKGDPLKNVQQQLPDTAKALDNLTRGIYESTRYLMFNNRK, encoded by the coding sequence ATGAAGCAATTATGGAAGAATATACCCCGGTATATTCGTTATGTGTTTGTAGAAGCACTGTACCTGTATCTATTGATGGTGCTGTTCCGGCTTATCTTTTACATTTTCTTTTTCCAATCCACGATCAAGGAGGGAAGTGTTATTGCCAAGGCGTGGTATATAGGGTTGAAGTTTGATCTGCGGTTGGCGTTGATGCTGGTGATCCCCCTGGGATTGATGGCGCTGATAGCGCGGGACAAGTTCTTTACCAAGCCTGTATTCCGCCGGATACATTTCGTATATCTGTTCGTGATATACGTGGGATTGATCTTTACCTATTTGCTGGATTTGGGGCATTATGCTTACCTGGGATTGCGGTTGGACCCTTCTATCCTGCGTTTCCTGGCGGCAGGGGAGCGGGCAGACAATGCCCGTATGGTATGGCAGAGTTACCCGGTGATACGCGGGTTGATCATCGTACTACTAGCCCTGTGGTTGCTGTATGTACTACAGCGGGCTACCTGGCGGCGCCTGGCAGCGCAACCGCCACATCCGCTGCGCAGGTGGCGGTATACCGGCTGGTTTGCCGCCTTGGTGATATTGGTAGCCGGCGGCATCTATGGCAACTTTGCTTATTTCCCTTTGCGCTGGAGCCAGGCCATGTTCACCCGGGATAACGGGGTGACCAGCCTGGCGCTAAACCCGGTGTTGTACTTTGCTTCCAACCTGTCGGTAAAAAGCGACTCGTATGACCTGGAGCAGACCAAAAAATACTACGAGCTGACGGCCCGTTACCTAGGTGTGGATACACCGGACCTGAAGACGATGAGCTATGTGCGGCAGGTAGCCGGCAAAGAGCAGGCACGGCCTAACATCATCCTGGTAATGATGGAGTCGACAGGCGCTGCAGTGACCAGTATGTTCAACAACCCGATGCAGGCTACGCCCAATATGCAGCAGCTGGCAGACGCGGGCTGGCTGTTTGAGAACTTTTACGTGCCGGCTATCAGTACCGCCCGTACGGTATACGGGGTGACGACAGGACTGCCGGATGTGACCACTATAAAAACTGCTTCCCGCCATCCGCAGATGGTAGACCAGCGGGTGATCATGGACCAGTTCGACGGATATGAGAAGTTCTACCTGCTGGGAGGTAATACCAACTGGGCCAACATCCGGGCGGTATTTACCAACAATGTGGCGGGCATCCAGATATTCGAGGAAGGATATTATAAAGCGCCGAAAGCCGATGTGTGGGGAGTATCGGATTACGACCTGATCACGGAGGGCAATGAGATCTTCCGTGCGGCCCATGCTAAGAAGCAACCTTTCATTGCTTTCCTGCAGACGGCGGATAACCATCCGCCCTATACGACGACTGCCGGTGCAGGGGACTTCCGGAAGGTAACGGAAAAGGATATAGACATGAAAAAGTTCAAGGACGCAGGTTTTGTATCGATAGATCAGTTCAATGCGCTGCGTTACCTGGACTATAACATCGGGCACCTGATGCAGCTGGCGAAGGCGGGTGGTTACCTGGATAACACCATTTTTGTATTTTTCGGAGATCATAACTGCGCGCTCAACCCGTATCATTTTATGCCTTACCCGGAATATGAGCTGGCTTCCGGCGGGTTGCACGTACCCTGTATCATCTATGCGCCGGGCCGGCTGGCGCCCAGGAAAGTGAAAGAGATCGGCAGCCTGGTGGATATTTACCCCACGGTAGCCGGGATGGCCGGTATTCCTTACAAGAACTATACAATGGGTACTGACCTGATGGATAGTACGCGTACGGGCCGGTATGCACTGATACAATATGTGAAGAACCTGCAGCATTATAAAGCGGTGATCGGCGATCAGTACCTGTATGAGATCAACAACGATACGGGCATCACCGGCTTATATGATCTGAAGGGGGATCCACTCAAGAACGTACAACAGCAGTTGCCGGATACGGCGAAAGCGCTCGATAATTTAACGCGGGGTATTTACGAAAGCACCCGATATTTGATGTTTAATAACAGGAAATAG
- the glmM gene encoding phosphoglucosamine mutase, producing MALIKSISGIRGTIGGKPGEGLSPLDVVKFTAAYGTWLTRQQPDNKTVIIGRDGRISGQMVSNLVVSTLNGLGLDVVDLGLSTTPTVEVAVQLEKAAGGIILTASHNPKEWNALKLLNQKGEFISGADGAEVLDIASREDFSFADVNKLGSYRQDESFLQKHIDLIVNYPLVDVAAIKARNFKVVVDAVNSTGAIFVPALLKALGVNQVEVLFGEVNGKFSHNPEPLPENLVALSNEVNKSQADLGIAVDPDVDRLCFVCEDGSMFGEEYTLVAVADYVLGQRKGNTVSNMSSTRALKDVTLKHGGEYFPSAVGEVNVVTKMKAVNAVIGGEGNGGIIVPDLHYGRDALIGIGLFLSHLAQSKKSIKTLRNSYPDYFISKNKIELDKNVDVKAIFEKIKGKYKNQPVNTEDGIKIEFDTDWVHLRTSNTEPIIRIYAESQFETTADNIARRIMQDIKEFI from the coding sequence GTGGCACTGATCAAATCGATATCCGGCATCCGTGGTACCATAGGCGGTAAGCCTGGCGAAGGACTTTCTCCATTGGATGTAGTTAAGTTTACGGCCGCTTACGGCACCTGGTTAACCAGACAACAACCCGACAATAAAACTGTGATCATCGGCCGCGACGGTCGTATCTCCGGTCAGATGGTCAGCAACCTGGTCGTATCTACCCTCAACGGCCTCGGCCTCGATGTGGTAGACCTGGGTCTCTCCACCACACCTACCGTAGAGGTAGCCGTACAGCTGGAAAAAGCTGCCGGCGGGATCATCCTCACCGCCAGCCACAACCCGAAAGAGTGGAATGCACTGAAACTCCTGAACCAAAAAGGCGAATTCATCTCCGGTGCCGACGGCGCCGAAGTACTGGACATCGCCAGCCGGGAGGACTTCTCTTTCGCCGATGTCAACAAGCTGGGCAGCTACCGTCAGGACGAGTCTTTCCTGCAGAAACATATTGACCTGATCGTTAACTATCCCCTGGTAGACGTGGCCGCTATCAAAGCCCGCAACTTCAAAGTAGTAGTAGACGCTGTCAACTCTACCGGCGCCATCTTCGTACCCGCTCTGCTCAAAGCACTGGGCGTAAATCAGGTAGAAGTGCTCTTCGGAGAAGTAAACGGTAAGTTCAGCCACAACCCCGAACCACTGCCGGAAAACCTGGTCGCTTTATCCAATGAAGTGAATAAATCCCAGGCTGATCTCGGTATTGCCGTAGATCCTGATGTAGACCGCCTCTGCTTCGTATGTGAAGATGGCAGCATGTTTGGCGAAGAATATACGCTCGTAGCCGTAGCCGACTATGTGCTGGGCCAGCGCAAAGGCAACACCGTGTCCAACATGTCGTCTACCCGCGCACTCAAAGATGTGACGCTGAAACATGGGGGCGAATACTTCCCTTCCGCAGTAGGAGAAGTAAACGTGGTGACCAAAATGAAAGCAGTAAATGCTGTCATCGGTGGAGAAGGTAACGGCGGTATCATCGTACCAGACCTGCACTACGGCCGTGATGCCCTCATCGGTATCGGCCTGTTCCTCAGCCACCTCGCACAGAGCAAAAAGAGCATCAAAACCCTGCGTAACAGCTATCCGGACTATTTTATCTCCAAAAACAAGATAGAGCTGGACAAAAACGTAGACGTAAAAGCTATTTTTGAAAAAATCAAAGGCAAATACAAAAACCAGCCGGTAAACACCGAAGATGGTATCAAAATAGAATTCGACACCGACTGGGTACACCTGCGTACCTCCAATACGGAACCGATCATCCGTATCTATGCCGAAAGCCAGTTCGAAACCACTGCCGACAATATCGCCCGCCGCATCATGCAGGACATTAAAGAGTTCATCTGA
- a CDS encoding cysteine desulfurase family protein, protein MERIYFDNAATTPLDGAVLEAMLPFMTEKFGNPSSIYSFGREARLGIETARKTVARILNAHPGEIFFTSGGTESSNTAINAAVHDLGCRHIISSPLEHHATLHTVELLHHRYGVALSWVKVLPDGHIDMDHLRELLASSSERTLVSLMHANNEIGNLLDIHAVGNLCKEFDAIFHSDTVQTVGHYPFDLRNTPVHFITGAGHKFHGPKGVGILYINENVKITPFIQGGAQERNMRAGTENVYAIAGFAKALEMATEHMEAHSAYIQDLRLYMAEQLQQHIPGVEFNGDLYGRSLYTVLNVSFPKSEKSEMILFNLDINGICASGGSACTSGADAGSHVIRAISSNPNQIAVRFSFSKNNTKAEVDTVVAKLKELM, encoded by the coding sequence TTGGAAAGAATTTATTTTGACAATGCAGCTACCACGCCGCTGGATGGAGCCGTGCTGGAAGCGATGCTGCCTTTTATGACTGAAAAGTTCGGTAATCCTTCCTCCATCTACTCCTTCGGCCGGGAAGCCCGCCTGGGCATAGAAACTGCCCGTAAAACGGTGGCCCGCATCCTGAACGCCCACCCGGGTGAGATCTTCTTCACCTCCGGTGGTACCGAAAGCAGCAACACCGCCATCAACGCTGCCGTACATGACCTGGGATGCCGTCATATCATCAGCTCCCCCCTGGAGCACCATGCCACCCTCCATACCGTAGAGCTGCTCCACCACCGCTACGGTGTAGCCCTCTCCTGGGTAAAAGTGCTGCCCGACGGGCATATCGATATGGACCACCTGCGCGAACTGCTCGCCAGCTCCAGCGAACGGACCCTCGTCAGCCTCATGCATGCCAATAACGAGATCGGCAACCTCCTCGACATCCACGCCGTAGGTAACCTCTGCAAGGAATTCGATGCCATCTTCCACTCCGACACCGTACAAACGGTCGGCCACTACCCTTTTGACCTCCGCAACACACCGGTACACTTCATCACCGGCGCCGGTCATAAGTTCCATGGCCCTAAAGGCGTAGGCATCCTCTATATCAACGAAAACGTCAAGATCACCCCCTTCATCCAGGGCGGCGCCCAGGAACGCAATATGCGCGCCGGCACCGAAAACGTATACGCCATCGCCGGCTTCGCCAAAGCCCTCGAAATGGCTACCGAACATATGGAAGCACACAGCGCCTACATCCAGGACCTGCGCCTCTATATGGCCGAACAACTACAGCAACACATCCCCGGCGTAGAATTCAACGGCGACCTCTATGGCCGCAGCCTCTACACCGTATTGAACGTTTCTTTTCCTAAATCAGAAAAAAGCGAAATGATACTGTTCAACCTCGATATCAACGGCATCTGCGCCTCCGGTGGCAGCGCGTGTACCTCCGGCGCCGATGCCGGCTCCCACGTCATCCGCGCCATCAGCTCCAACCCTAACCAGATCGCCGTACGTTTCTCCTTCTCTAAAAATAATACCAAAGCAGAAGTAGATACCGTAGTCGCCAAACTAAAAGAACTGATGTAG
- a CDS encoding parallel beta-helix domain-containing protein encodes MRYFLLIGLCIGSTSFSATAQQDIQKKLQRQLILAEDGSTVEFPAGTFQLSSTLSLEGKKKVILKGAGMDKTILSFKGQTEGAEGLRVSNAEQIIIRDLTVQDTKGDAIKTMQVSGISFLNVKTEWTGPPSKDNGAYGLYPVQCKQVLIDSCVAIGASDAGIYVGQSRDIIVRNCLARHNVAGIEIENSLHAAVYHNEATENTGGVLVFDLPDLVEKKGGHVKVYENNIHHNNLPNFAPKGNIVAQVPEGTGVMILATNNVELYNNKIHYNNSVGTAVISYYMTEKPIKDSLYTPYPAAISIHNNDYLREAVKFQGKGRMGLLFRFKLRFGKKVPHILYDGILNEQWVDSNGQYKPAYRICISGNNNESFANMDAANKFRNVSRNVAPYHCNGPQTEAGKLSYQALVK; translated from the coding sequence ATGCGTTACTTCCTCCTCATCGGCCTATGTATCGGTAGCACCTCCTTTTCTGCTACCGCCCAGCAGGACATCCAGAAAAAACTGCAACGACAACTGATACTTGCCGAAGATGGCAGTACAGTAGAGTTCCCGGCAGGTACCTTTCAGCTCTCTTCCACCCTCAGCCTGGAGGGTAAGAAAAAAGTGATCCTCAAAGGCGCCGGCATGGACAAGACCATCCTCTCTTTCAAAGGACAGACCGAAGGCGCCGAAGGCCTGCGGGTATCCAATGCGGAACAGATCATCATCCGCGACCTCACCGTACAGGATACCAAAGGCGATGCCATCAAGACCATGCAGGTCTCCGGTATCAGCTTCCTCAACGTAAAAACCGAATGGACCGGTCCGCCCAGTAAGGACAATGGCGCCTACGGACTATACCCTGTACAATGCAAACAAGTACTGATAGACAGCTGTGTAGCCATCGGCGCTTCCGATGCAGGCATCTATGTCGGACAGTCCCGCGATATCATCGTGCGTAACTGCCTCGCCCGGCACAATGTAGCCGGTATCGAAATAGAAAACTCCCTGCATGCCGCCGTATATCACAATGAAGCTACCGAAAACACCGGGGGCGTACTGGTATTCGACCTGCCCGACCTCGTAGAGAAAAAAGGCGGACATGTCAAGGTCTATGAAAATAACATCCATCATAACAACCTGCCCAACTTCGCCCCTAAAGGCAATATCGTCGCCCAGGTACCCGAAGGTACCGGCGTGATGATCCTCGCTACCAACAACGTGGAACTGTACAACAACAAGATCCATTATAACAACAGCGTCGGTACCGCCGTCATCAGTTACTACATGACGGAGAAACCTATCAAAGATTCGCTTTATACACCCTATCCGGCGGCGATCTCTATACATAACAATGATTACCTCCGGGAAGCGGTTAAATTCCAGGGAAAGGGCCGTATGGGGCTTTTATTCAGATTTAAACTCCGCTTCGGCAAAAAGGTACCCCATATCCTCTACGATGGTATCCTCAATGAACAGTGGGTAGACAGCAACGGCCAGTATAAACCGGCCTACCGGATCTGTATCAGCGGTAACAACAATGAAAGTTTCGCCAACATGGATGCGGCCAACAAATTCCGGAACGTATCCCGCAATGTGGCCCCCTATCACTGCAACGGTCCACAGACCGAAGCAGGAAAACTCAGTTATCAGGCACTTGTAAAATAA
- a CDS encoding SO2930 family diheme c-type cytochrome produces MRLYQLIRLTCLAGLLAALLASAIPQATAPHEQLSAYGFFTGDIARQLPAADVTPYQLNTPLFSDYAEKLRFVRLPPGTKATYNSDSVFSFPVGTTLIKTFYYPHDFRDPSKGRRLMETRLLIHEANGWKAWTYIWNAEQTDAYLEVAGDKQPVQFVDPKGKTVSFDYIVPNQNQCKGCHNTYEVLTPIGPGARQLNGDFAYARGKENQLQHWIKAGLLSGLDDVSRAPKAPVWNDPQSGTLEARARTWLDINCAHCHKPGGPASTSGLFLQIAEKDPTKMGVMKTPVAAGRGAANLLYDIVPGHPDQSILVYRMLSTDPGIMMPELSRKLTHHEGIALVQEWIKKMK; encoded by the coding sequence TTGCGACTGTACCAACTCATCCGGCTCACCTGCCTGGCAGGGCTGCTGGCAGCATTGCTGGCGTCAGCTATTCCGCAGGCCACTGCCCCCCATGAACAACTATCCGCCTACGGCTTTTTTACCGGCGACATCGCCCGGCAACTGCCCGCAGCGGATGTCACCCCCTATCAGCTGAACACCCCGCTGTTCTCAGACTATGCCGAAAAACTGCGGTTCGTCCGCCTCCCTCCCGGCACCAAAGCCACTTATAACAGCGACAGCGTATTCAGCTTCCCGGTAGGGACTACCCTCATCAAAACCTTCTATTATCCGCACGATTTCCGCGACCCTTCCAAAGGACGCCGGCTGATGGAAACGCGCCTGTTGATACATGAGGCCAACGGCTGGAAAGCATGGACCTATATCTGGAACGCCGAACAGACCGATGCCTACCTCGAAGTAGCAGGCGATAAACAGCCAGTACAGTTCGTCGATCCAAAAGGCAAAACAGTGAGCTTCGACTATATCGTTCCCAACCAGAATCAATGCAAAGGCTGTCATAACACGTATGAAGTGCTGACACCCATAGGCCCCGGCGCCCGCCAGCTGAATGGTGACTTCGCCTATGCCCGTGGTAAAGAGAACCAACTGCAGCATTGGATAAAGGCAGGACTATTATCCGGCTTGGACGACGTATCCCGGGCGCCGAAAGCGCCGGTATGGAACGATCCACAGTCGGGCACCCTCGAAGCGCGCGCACGTACCTGGCTCGATATCAATTGCGCCCATTGTCATAAACCAGGCGGCCCCGCCAGTACCTCCGGCCTGTTCCTCCAGATAGCAGAGAAAGACCCTACCAAAATGGGGGTCATGAAAACACCCGTGGCGGCAGGCCGCGGCGCAGCCAACCTGCTGTACGATATCGTACCCGGCCATCCGGACCAGTCGATCCTCGTATACAGGATGTTATCCACCGATCCCGGTATCATGATGCCGGAACTGAGCCGCAAACTCACTCATCACGAAGGCATCGCCCTCGTGCAGGAATGGATCAAAAAAATGAAGTGA
- a CDS encoding LytR/AlgR family response regulator transcription factor, producing MIKCIAVDDEPLALEIMADFINKVPYLQLVQQFNNAATALHFLQDEQVDLVFLDIKMPDITGIQFLKSLKYPPMVIFTTAYDEYAMDGFNLDVVDYLLKPVPFERFLKASAKAQEYMSVTSQKNGDHNYVSDYIFIKTEYKIIKINLEDILFIEALKDYTKIYTPFQPVLTLRSLKSFETKLPADKFIRVHRSYLVSLNKINSVEKNTVMIANQSIPISDGYRERFYDLINRNS from the coding sequence ATGATCAAGTGTATAGCAGTGGACGATGAGCCGCTGGCGCTGGAAATCATGGCAGATTTTATCAACAAGGTGCCTTACCTGCAACTGGTACAACAGTTCAATAATGCGGCGACAGCGCTGCATTTTCTGCAGGATGAACAGGTAGACCTGGTATTCCTGGACATCAAGATGCCGGATATCACGGGCATACAATTCCTGAAGTCACTGAAGTATCCGCCGATGGTTATATTCACCACTGCTTATGATGAATATGCAATGGATGGTTTTAACCTCGATGTAGTAGATTATCTGCTGAAGCCGGTACCTTTTGAACGGTTCCTGAAAGCTTCTGCCAAAGCCCAGGAATATATGAGTGTGACATCGCAGAAGAACGGCGATCACAACTATGTAAGTGACTATATCTTTATTAAAACGGAATACAAGATCATCAAGATCAACCTGGAAGACATATTGTTCATCGAAGCCTTGAAAGATTATACGAAAATATATACTCCATTTCAACCGGTATTAACCCTGCGTAGCCTTAAATCTTTTGAAACGAAACTCCCTGCAGACAAATTTATCCGTGTACACCGGTCTTACCTGGTATCGCTTAATAAGATCAACAGCGTCGAAAAGAATACGGTGATGATCGCTAATCAGTCTATTCCTATCAGCGACGGTTACCGGGAACGGTTCTACGATCTTATCAACCGTAATTCCTGA
- a CDS encoding sensor histidine kinase: MTKLKRIFQHRFFQIGLHLVVWALFLSFPFLIYRIRIQNHWFLAKEIVDNLFLIGIFYLNIYVLIPLFFTLKKIVYYFGCVVVLMLFLIIQQATTEYLLMEALSKETGFPYGVTMPAVAISRVAPLTKTVSISNTAGVAAARPVDDSSVFSTYNVAAATPVRPTITPDVTFPPADTLSMDTVQDRPFTRVTAALPSVPQVTPGIPAIPAMPLVSKGVMLRAPMMWGRTDSLGRPLTRKDRIFFTARYFFFPEVLRRTVIAGLLMLFMSGFIKIARQWFRSEQQREELKVANLNAELRFLKSQINPHFLFNCLNTIYSLAHKRSEETENAIVKLSTIMRYMIYESNEDKVPLQKELLYLQDYIDIQRLRLPEAISVKYEVKGDPGRLTIEPMLLIPFVENAFKHGVSYAEHSFIDIDISIVRKEIVMEIRNSVFKQRVAEQGGIGLQNVRKRLELLYEDDHEISIVTRDDQFIVNLKMMLKDDQVYSSGR, encoded by the coding sequence ATGACCAAACTAAAACGCATTTTTCAACACCGCTTTTTTCAGATAGGCTTGCATCTAGTGGTGTGGGCATTATTCCTGTCTTTCCCGTTCCTGATATACCGCATACGTATACAGAACCATTGGTTTCTTGCCAAAGAGATCGTAGACAACCTGTTCCTCATAGGGATATTCTACCTGAATATCTATGTGCTGATCCCGCTGTTTTTTACGCTGAAGAAGATCGTATACTACTTCGGCTGTGTGGTGGTACTGATGTTGTTTCTGATCATACAACAGGCTACTACAGAGTATCTGTTGATGGAAGCCTTGTCGAAGGAGACTGGTTTTCCCTATGGGGTGACGATGCCGGCAGTAGCTATTTCCAGAGTGGCGCCGTTAACGAAGACAGTATCGATCTCGAATACAGCCGGTGTTGCTGCCGCAAGACCGGTGGATGATTCTTCTGTGTTTAGTACTTACAACGTTGCTGCTGCTACACCTGTCAGACCGACAATTACACCGGATGTAACTTTTCCGCCGGCAGATACGTTAAGTATGGACACGGTGCAGGATCGGCCATTTACGCGGGTAACAGCAGCCTTACCTTCGGTACCGCAAGTGACGCCTGGGATACCAGCGATACCAGCGATGCCATTAGTTTCGAAGGGCGTGATGCTGAGAGCACCAATGATGTGGGGTAGAACAGATTCGTTAGGACGACCACTGACAAGGAAGGATCGTATCTTTTTTACCGCCCGTTATTTCTTCTTTCCGGAGGTGTTGAGAAGGACGGTGATCGCCGGTTTGCTGATGCTGTTCATGAGCGGGTTCATCAAGATTGCACGGCAGTGGTTCCGGAGTGAGCAGCAAAGGGAAGAGTTGAAAGTGGCCAACCTGAATGCAGAGTTACGTTTTCTGAAATCACAGATCAATCCACACTTTTTATTCAATTGCCTGAACACGATTTATTCGCTGGCGCATAAACGTTCTGAAGAAACGGAGAATGCGATTGTGAAGTTGTCTACGATCATGCGGTATATGATCTATGAGTCGAACGAAGATAAGGTGCCGTTGCAAAAAGAACTGCTGTATCTGCAGGATTATATAGACATCCAACGATTACGATTACCGGAAGCGATATCAGTGAAGTATGAAGTGAAGGGAGATCCAGGGAGGCTTACCATCGAACCTATGTTACTGATACCTTTTGTAGAGAACGCGTTTAAACATGGTGTTAGTTACGCAGAGCATTCGTTCATCGATATCGACATATCGATCGTGCGGAAAGAAATTGTAATGGAGATACGTAACAGCGTATTTAAACAACGGGTGGCAGAGCAGGGAGGTATAGGACTGCAGAATGTACGGAAGCGACTGGAACTACTATACGAAGATGATCATGAGATCAGTATTGTAACACGTGACGATCAATTTATTGTGAATTTAAAAATGATGTTGAAAGATGATCAAGTGTATAGCAGTGGACGATGA
- a CDS encoding DUF4907 domain-containing protein gives MIAGLLLLATILFQGWQRQQSAPAKMAVTGNIRLEPYAIGAGWGYRVYVNDRRFINQDQVPALSGKHVFANRDEAMRVGNLVVEKIRHQELPYVTIAELQALQVSAAVKE, from the coding sequence ATGATAGCAGGTTTGCTGCTGCTGGCAACTATCCTTTTTCAGGGATGGCAACGCCAGCAGTCTGCACCTGCGAAGATGGCGGTGACCGGCAATATCCGGCTGGAACCCTATGCAATAGGGGCTGGCTGGGGATACCGCGTATATGTAAATGACCGCCGCTTCATCAACCAGGACCAGGTACCTGCTTTATCTGGCAAACATGTATTTGCCAACAGAGACGAAGCCATGCGCGTGGGCAACCTGGTAGTGGAGAAGATAAGACACCAGGAATTGCCTTATGTGACCATCGCAGAATTGCAGGCATTACAGGTGAGTGCGGCCGTTAAAGAATGA